One segment of Deinococcus multiflagellatus DNA contains the following:
- a CDS encoding protein kinase domain-containing protein, translated as MTWLLLGALFIVGLLLSVRAPERVLAFVSAGVVGVLALLLAALALGGGAQGALNVAGLGRAQGVLSVAAFVLATAAFRLGRVLTPSLHRGPRDARGRPVRVQRTANPTLAARRSTLTQTSADLRFQDYEVLDRIGIGGMGSVYRARRRQDGRIVALKVPQDKYLADAKFVKRFYREAEVLKRFSHPNIVRVYDYRMQDPEHYIAMEFLDGDSLESLLENRTLSFTEGTQIIRALADALRHIHMQNVVHRDIKPANVMILKNAFTDNVLREGGVKLMDFGIAVGKVLTRLTMTGARVGTPIYMAPEQAKGNRVDARSDVYSLGLLAYEMVTGQTAFKGSYEAVVHQQVFESPKPPKQVRLEVPGKLNDLILHMIEKDPAQRPTLDEVIARIDAGVLSDEAFNDPVALALSVQEKRGTVRLLDLKCKLRASLRDQSAATGGMPGAPNAMASDPQGHLYVTLLDYRQGKAGALVRKLDPGGKELLSFGPYGLNDGELLQPVAIAATESQVFVLDAEAHHVVVFDTQGRFVRRFGGKGQGLGRFEKPRAIVASPDGHVYVLDVGTNEVQRFTPQGEYLSRYAFRLDRTTDNLRPLEGLGVDSFGAVYIVDAVARKVRKIEADGTPGLTFPLDTLVGEPTEAPWLLQIGPEGQLYAVRQGGQVLRTYSGAGDLLSSCDMYAPVQAMTILARPHALQPA; from the coding sequence GTGACGTGGCTGCTGCTGGGCGCCTTGTTCATCGTGGGGCTGCTGCTCTCGGTGCGCGCGCCTGAGCGTGTGCTGGCGTTTGTGTCGGCCGGCGTGGTGGGGGTGCTGGCCCTGCTGCTCGCGGCGCTGGCGCTGGGCGGCGGGGCCCAGGGCGCGCTGAATGTTGCGGGCCTGGGCCGCGCCCAGGGCGTGCTGAGCGTGGCCGCCTTTGTGCTGGCCACCGCCGCGTTTCGCCTGGGGCGGGTGCTGACCCCCAGCCTGCACCGGGGCCCCCGCGACGCCCGGGGCCGTCCCGTGCGCGTGCAGCGCACCGCCAACCCCACCCTGGCCGCCCGGCGCAGCACCCTGACCCAGACCTCGGCGGACCTGCGCTTTCAGGACTATGAGGTGCTCGACCGCATTGGGATTGGGGGCATGGGCAGCGTGTACCGCGCCCGGCGCCGCCAGGACGGCCGCATCGTGGCCCTGAAGGTGCCGCAGGACAAGTACCTCGCCGACGCCAAGTTCGTCAAGCGCTTTTACCGCGAGGCCGAGGTGCTCAAGCGCTTTAGCCACCCCAACATCGTGCGGGTGTACGACTACCGCATGCAGGACCCCGAGCACTACATCGCCATGGAGTTTCTGGACGGCGACAGCCTCGAGTCCCTGCTGGAAAACCGCACCCTGAGCTTTACCGAAGGCACGCAGATTATCCGCGCCCTGGCCGACGCCCTGCGCCACATTCACATGCAGAACGTGGTGCACCGCGACATCAAGCCCGCCAACGTGATGATCCTGAAAAACGCCTTTACCGACAACGTGCTGCGCGAGGGCGGGGTCAAGCTGATGGACTTTGGTATCGCGGTGGGCAAGGTGCTCACCCGCCTCACCATGACCGGCGCGCGGGTGGGCACGCCCATCTACATGGCCCCCGAACAGGCCAAGGGCAACCGCGTGGACGCCCGCAGCGACGTGTACTCGCTGGGCCTGCTGGCCTACGAGATGGTGACCGGCCAGACCGCCTTCAAAGGCAGCTACGAGGCGGTGGTGCACCAGCAGGTGTTCGAGTCGCCCAAGCCGCCCAAGCAGGTGCGCCTGGAGGTGCCCGGCAAGCTCAACGACCTGATTCTGCACATGATCGAGAAAGACCCTGCCCAGCGCCCCACCCTGGACGAGGTGATTGCGCGCATTGACGCGGGCGTGCTGAGCGACGAGGCCTTTAACGACCCCGTGGCCCTGGCCCTGAGCGTGCAGGAAAAGCGCGGCACCGTGCGCCTGCTGGACCTGAAGTGCAAGCTGCGCGCCAGCCTGCGCGACCAGTCGGCGGCGACGGGGGGCATGCCCGGCGCGCCCAACGCGATGGCCAGTGACCCCCAGGGCCACCTGTACGTGACCCTGCTGGATTACCGCCAGGGCAAGGCGGGCGCGCTGGTGCGCAAACTCGACCCGGGCGGCAAGGAACTCCTGAGCTTTGGGCCCTACGGCCTGAACGACGGCGAACTGCTGCAGCCTGTGGCGATTGCCGCCACCGAATCGCAGGTGTTCGTGCTGGACGCCGAGGCCCACCACGTGGTGGTCTTCGACACCCAGGGCCGCTTCGTGCGCCGCTTCGGGGGCAAGGGGCAGGGACTGGGCCGGTTTGAGAAACCGCGCGCCATCGTGGCCTCCCCAGACGGCCACGTGTATGTGCTGGACGTGGGCACCAACGAGGTGCAGCGCTTTACCCCGCAGGGCGAGTACCTCAGCCGCTACGCTTTCCGCCTGGACCGCACCACCGACAACCTGCGCCCCCTGGAGGGCCTGGGCGTGGACAGCTTCGGCGCCGTGTACATCGTGGACGCCGTGGCTCGCAAGGTGCGCAAGATCGAGGCCGACGGCACCCCGGGCCTGACCTTTCCGCTGGATACGCTGGTGGGCGAGCCCACCGAGGCGCCGTGGCTGCTGCAGATTGGCCCCGAAGGGCAGCTGTACGCCGTGCGCCAGGGCGGGCAGGTGCTGCGCACCTACTCGGGCGCGGGCGACCTGCTGAGTTCCTGCGACATGTACGCCCCGGTGCAGGCCATGACCATCCTGGCGCGCCCCCACGCCCTGCAGCCCGCCTGA
- a CDS encoding alpha/beta fold hydrolase — translation MSRPAFAGDPHATPMTGGVPYTIERRVLAGVPCLVERPPDGQSVRALCVVYHGAWATKEGKLGVYSALTAAGAAIVLPDSALHGERQDDTPPGLNAREYVWESVRRTVAEAPALLDAAQAIYGAVPVWVVGSSMGGYVAQTLGRTEPRVARVAALITSGVWHEPDVRVPALRAFLDAHRPLTHAGDLAPTPLLLASGEADATFALAAHHEPTAQAYRAAYAQARHPEHVQARTYPGVGHYTSRRMRDDVVAFLLG, via the coding sequence GTGAGCCGCCCCGCCTTTGCGGGCGATCCCCACGCCACGCCCATGACCGGGGGCGTGCCTTACACCATTGAGCGCCGCGTGCTGGCGGGGGTGCCCTGCCTGGTCGAGCGGCCCCCGGATGGTCAGTCGGTGCGCGCCCTGTGCGTCGTATACCACGGCGCCTGGGCCACCAAGGAGGGCAAACTGGGCGTGTACAGCGCCCTGACGGCAGCCGGAGCGGCCATCGTTTTGCCCGACAGCGCCCTGCACGGCGAGCGGCAGGACGACACCCCGCCCGGCCTGAATGCCCGCGAATACGTGTGGGAGAGCGTGCGCCGCACCGTGGCCGAAGCCCCTGCCCTGCTGGACGCAGCGCAGGCCATCTACGGCGCCGTTCCCGTCTGGGTGGTGGGGTCCAGCATGGGGGGCTACGTGGCGCAGACCCTGGGCCGCACCGAACCCCGCGTCGCGCGCGTGGCCGCGCTGATCACGTCTGGCGTCTGGCACGAACCCGACGTGCGGGTGCCCGCACTGCGCGCCTTTCTGGACGCCCACCGCCCCCTGACCCATGCGGGCGACCTGGCGCCCACGCCCCTGCTGCTGGCCAGCGGCGAGGCCGATGCCACCTTTGCGCTCGCCGCCCACCACGAACCCACCGCGCAGGCATACCGCGCCGCCTATGCCCAGGCCAGGCACCCGGAGCACGTCCAGGCGCGCACCTACCCCGGTGTGGGCCATTACACCAGCCGCCGCATGCGCGACGACGTGGTGGCGTTCTTGCTGGGTTGA
- a CDS encoding 16S rRNA (uracil(1498)-N(3))-methyltransferase: MGAGDGPRGRVSAGLPRHRLRVTALAPTMVLGPGEARHLHVLRLRPGDEVRVFDGQGHEARATLAELDEGRAVLTLGEPVSGAAETPFPLTLGAALLKGDKLSDVVRAATELGVAQVQLLVTARADVRDIGPQKLERLNRVAQEASKQSRRAVVPPVLAPVPLAAFQPAGQVLVAQPGAAARVAEVVAWHAPLTVITGPEGGLTEAEVTALSARGAHAVTLGPRILRAETAPVALLGAIAALGQ; the protein is encoded by the coding sequence GTGGGCGCTGGTGACGGCCCGCGCGGGCGCGTGAGCGCGGGTCTGCCCCGCCACCGCCTGCGGGTGACCGCCCTGGCGCCCACGATGGTCCTGGGCCCGGGCGAGGCCCGGCACCTGCACGTGCTGCGCCTGCGCCCCGGGGACGAGGTGCGGGTGTTTGACGGCCAGGGCCACGAGGCGCGCGCCACCCTGGCCGAACTGGACGAGGGCCGCGCGGTGCTGACCCTGGGCGAACCGGTCAGCGGCGCGGCCGAAACGCCCTTTCCCCTCACGCTGGGCGCCGCGCTGCTCAAGGGCGACAAACTCTCAGATGTGGTGCGCGCCGCCACCGAACTGGGCGTGGCACAGGTGCAACTGCTGGTCACCGCCCGCGCCGATGTGCGCGACATTGGGCCACAGAAACTGGAGCGCCTAAACCGCGTGGCACAGGAGGCCAGCAAGCAGTCGCGCCGCGCGGTGGTGCCCCCCGTACTGGCCCCGGTGCCCCTGGCTGCTTTTCAGCCGGCCGGGCAGGTGCTGGTGGCGCAGCCGGGCGCCGCTGCCCGCGTGGCCGAGGTGGTGGCGTGGCACGCGCCTTTGACCGTCATCACCGGCCCCGAAGGCGGCCTGACCGAGGCCGAGGTGACCGCCCTGAGCGCACGCGGCGCCCACGCCGTGACCCTGGGGCCCCGCATCCTGCGCGCCGAAACCGCCCCGGTGGCGCTGCTGGGCGCCATTGCGGCGCTGGGGCAGTAG
- a CDS encoding LacI family DNA-binding transcriptional regulator: MTRAVTLTEVAREAGVSPSTVSRILNGTARVGDDKASQVRRAIEKLGYTRNAFARSLATGSSGIIGVLTPDIASPFYNDALSGIERGLMGSGYSPLMISGHWRTGEEEHAVELLLGRRVEGLILLGGQLPDAEIRAVAAQVPVGVLGRVVNLDAWGGVSIALDQRQSARDLVTYLVGRGHRVIGHISGPPDHADARERLAGYREALEDCGLRFQPSLVVAGDFQELSGLIGMQRLWQRCPRLTAVFCANDQMAYGARLALHRLGLRVPEDLSLIGFDDLPGSAYTTPPLSSVRQPMAEMGRWLARAVLARLRGEAIPPFTPRQELMLRESVATRRVGPDPAHPPRRPKPLP, translated from the coding sequence ATGACCCGTGCCGTTACCCTCACCGAAGTGGCGCGCGAGGCTGGGGTGTCGCCCAGCACGGTCTCGCGCATTCTGAACGGCACCGCCCGCGTGGGCGATGACAAGGCCTCGCAGGTGCGCCGGGCCATTGAGAAACTGGGCTACACGCGCAATGCCTTTGCGCGCAGCCTCGCCACGGGCAGCTCCGGCATTATCGGGGTGCTGACGCCGGACATTGCCAGCCCCTTTTACAACGACGCCCTGAGCGGCATTGAGCGCGGTCTGATGGGCAGCGGCTACTCGCCCCTGATGATCAGCGGGCACTGGCGCACCGGCGAGGAAGAACATGCCGTGGAACTGCTGCTGGGCCGCCGGGTGGAGGGCCTGATTCTGCTGGGCGGCCAATTGCCCGACGCCGAGATTCGGGCGGTGGCCGCGCAGGTGCCCGTGGGGGTGCTGGGGCGCGTGGTGAACCTGGACGCCTGGGGCGGGGTGTCTATCGCGCTGGACCAGCGGCAGTCGGCGCGTGACCTTGTGACGTATCTGGTGGGGCGCGGGCACCGGGTGATCGGGCACATCAGCGGGCCGCCGGACCATGCCGACGCCCGGGAGCGGCTGGCCGGTTACCGCGAGGCACTGGAGGACTGCGGCCTGCGTTTTCAGCCCTCGCTGGTGGTGGCGGGCGACTTTCAGGAGTTGTCGGGGCTTATTGGGATGCAGCGGCTTTGGCAGCGCTGCCCCCGCCTGACCGCCGTGTTCTGCGCCAACGACCAGATGGCCTACGGCGCCCGGCTGGCGCTGCACCGCCTGGGCCTGCGCGTGCCCGAGGACCTGTCGCTGATCGGCTTTGACGACCTGCCGGGCTCGGCGTACACCACGCCGCCGCTGTCCTCGGTGCGCCAGCCCATGGCCGAGATGGGCCGCTGGCTGGCGCGCGCCGTGCTGGCCCGGCTGCGCGGCGAGGCCATCCCGCCCTTTACGCCGCGCCAGGAACTGATGCTGCGCGAATCCGTGGCGACCCGCCGCGTGGGACCCGACCCCGCCCACCCCCCACGCCGTCCAAAGCCGCTACCCTGA
- a CDS encoding 50S ribosomal protein L11 methyltransferase yields MLVYHLPGTFDTRDDHLDLLWQAGATGLEERAGVIRAYFDEETELPEAVRDGEWRQEADQDWLAEFKAGLRPVQAGRVTIVPPWLRAEVPGTQVPLIIEPGMAFGTGHHATTRLAVEALGELDLDGRTVLDVGTGSGVLAIAAALLGARYALGVDIDPITIPIAFENAELNGVPAGRAAFMEGTLGDDLPGDVVEDGVYDVLVANLYAELHDLLAGAYVSHLRPGGPLILTGILLSKLPLVRAALDREGFTKVTVREDGEWALVTARAGA; encoded by the coding sequence ATGCTGGTGTACCACCTTCCCGGAACCTTCGACACGCGAGACGACCACCTGGACCTGCTGTGGCAGGCGGGCGCCACCGGCCTGGAGGAGCGCGCGGGCGTGATCCGCGCCTACTTCGACGAGGAAACCGAACTGCCTGAGGCCGTGCGTGACGGCGAGTGGCGCCAGGAAGCCGACCAGGACTGGCTGGCCGAGTTCAAGGCGGGGCTGCGTCCGGTGCAGGCGGGCCGCGTGACCATCGTGCCGCCGTGGCTGCGCGCCGAGGTGCCGGGCACGCAGGTGCCGCTGATCATTGAGCCGGGCATGGCCTTTGGCACCGGCCACCACGCCACCACCCGGCTGGCCGTGGAGGCGCTGGGCGAACTGGACCTGGACGGCCGCACCGTGCTGGACGTGGGCACCGGCAGCGGCGTGCTGGCGATTGCGGCGGCGCTGCTGGGCGCGCGCTACGCCCTGGGGGTGGACATTGACCCCATCACCATTCCGATTGCCTTTGAAAATGCCGAACTGAACGGGGTGCCAGCGGGCCGCGCGGCCTTTATGGAAGGCACTCTGGGCGATGATCTGCCCGGCGACGTGGTCGAGGACGGCGTGTACGACGTGCTGGTGGCGAACCTGTACGCCGAACTGCACGACCTGCTGGCGGGGGCCTATGTCTCGCACCTGCGTCCGGGCGGCCCGCTGATCCTGACCGGCATTCTGCTGAGCAAGCTGCCGCTGGTGCGCGCGGCGCTGGACCGCGAGGGCTTTACCAAGGTCACGGTGCGCGAGGACGGCGAGTGGGCGCTGGTGACGGCCCGCGCGGGCGCGTGA
- the proC gene encoding pyrroline-5-carboxylate reductase yields MKLAIVGVGKLGLALLEGVTARGVLPAADIGLLDANVPRAQEIAARTGTRVIAPAELGRAERILISLQPRVFPEAAEWLAQENAGYISTMAGVNVAALARRLGTKRVVRVMPNLAATIGLSQTAIAGPREAADAGDLAFARTLFGAVGDTYDLPEHLFNTFTGMSASGPAYAAVVAEALADGGVRMGLPRPLANELAAKLLVATGELLQRRAHPGLLKDEVASPGGTTIAGLAALEAAGVRGGLIEAVVQATRRGNELGRDQD; encoded by the coding sequence ATGAAGCTCGCCATTGTTGGAGTGGGAAAACTGGGTCTGGCCCTGCTGGAGGGGGTCACCGCGCGCGGCGTGCTGCCGGCTGCCGATATTGGCCTGCTGGACGCCAACGTGCCGCGTGCCCAGGAGATTGCCGCGCGCACCGGCACCCGCGTGATCGCGCCGGCCGAACTGGGGCGCGCCGAGCGCATTCTGATCAGCCTGCAGCCGCGCGTGTTTCCCGAAGCCGCCGAGTGGCTGGCGCAGGAAAACGCCGGGTACATTTCCACGATGGCCGGGGTAAATGTGGCCGCCCTGGCGCGGCGCCTGGGTACCAAGCGCGTGGTGCGGGTGATGCCCAACCTCGCCGCCACCATTGGCCTGAGCCAGACCGCCATTGCCGGCCCGCGCGAGGCCGCCGACGCCGGCGATCTGGCTTTTGCCCGCACCCTCTTCGGCGCGGTGGGCGACACCTACGACCTGCCCGAGCACCTGTTCAACACCTTTACCGGCATGAGTGCATCTGGGCCCGCCTACGCCGCTGTGGTGGCCGAGGCCCTGGCCGACGGCGGCGTGCGCATGGGCCTGCCCCGCCCGCTGGCCAACGAACTGGCCGCCAAGCTGCTGGTGGCGACCGGCGAACTGCTGCAGCGCCGCGCCCACCCGGGCCTGCTGAAAGACGAGGTGGCCAGCCCCGGCGGCACCACGATTGCCGGGCTGGCTGCCCTGGAAGCAGCGGGCGTGCGCGGCGGCCTGATTGAAGCGGTGGTGCAGGCCACCCGGCGCGGCAACGAACTGGGCCGCGATCAGGATTGA
- the recO gene encoding DNA repair protein RecO, which translates to MRSRSANRSGIVIRRRVTPAGDIIVTLLTPQGKLKAIARGGVRGPLSSRLNLFHHVGVQIYQTPGNDLATVQQAVLEGALPTLAQPGRYAFAHLMAEFADALFQEGEFSEQAFELFAGALRGVAHQPDPEWVALVMSYKLLALAGFVPQTGRCARCGAPEPAHPDPLGGQLLCARCAALPAYPPEALDFLQGVVRRTVRESMAHPLSAEQRPALWRALERFVTAQVGSVHSWRQLVPTALSA; encoded by the coding sequence GTGAGGTCGCGCAGCGCCAACCGCAGTGGAATCGTGATTCGGCGCCGGGTGACCCCGGCGGGCGACATCATCGTGACCCTGCTGACCCCGCAGGGCAAACTCAAGGCCATTGCGCGCGGCGGGGTGCGCGGGCCGCTGTCCAGCCGCCTGAACCTTTTTCACCATGTGGGCGTGCAGATTTACCAGACGCCCGGCAACGATCTGGCCACGGTGCAGCAGGCGGTGCTGGAAGGCGCGCTGCCCACCCTGGCCCAGCCGGGGCGCTACGCCTTTGCCCACCTGATGGCCGAATTTGCCGACGCCCTGTTTCAGGAAGGCGAATTCAGCGAGCAGGCCTTTGAGCTGTTTGCCGGCGCCCTGCGCGGCGTGGCCCACCAGCCTGACCCCGAGTGGGTGGCGCTGGTCATGAGCTACAAATTGCTGGCCCTGGCAGGTTTTGTGCCGCAGACCGGCCGCTGTGCCCGCTGCGGCGCCCCCGAACCGGCCCACCCCGACCCCCTGGGCGGGCAGCTGCTGTGTGCACGCTGCGCCGCCCTTCCCGCCTACCCCCCCGAGGCCCTGGATTTCCTGCAGGGCGTGGTCCGGCGCACCGTGCGCGAGAGTATGGCCCACCCCCTGAGCGCCGAGCAGCGCCCGGCCCTCTGGCGCGCCCTGGAACGCTTTGTGACCGCCCAGGTGGGCAGCGTGCATTCCTGGCGCCAGCTGGTGCCGACTGCCCTGAGCGCGTAG
- a CDS encoding glycosyltransferase family 2 protein: protein MLASPPPASALAVLIPAFNEADTVGTVVRVALELTPQVIVVSDGSTDGTAQAAHEAGAQVVDLPQNAGKGAALLAAVQAATADTVVLLDADLTGLTLAHLQRLCAPVLSGELDMSIGVFEGGGFVTDWGNKLTPHLSGQRACRRAWLLGVPDLGAERWPEPAITQHLKATGARWAYVELPHVAQVVKEKKRGFWRGAQARTKMYAALLTYRARRRK from the coding sequence ATGCTGGCGTCCCCCCCACCCGCCTCTGCCCTGGCTGTGCTGATCCCCGCGTTCAACGAGGCCGACACGGTGGGCACGGTGGTGCGCGTGGCGCTGGAACTGACCCCGCAGGTGATCGTGGTGTCCGACGGCAGCACCGACGGCACCGCGCAGGCGGCCCATGAGGCCGGGGCGCAGGTGGTGGACCTGCCCCAGAACGCGGGCAAGGGCGCGGCGCTGCTGGCGGCAGTGCAGGCCGCCACGGCTGACACGGTGGTGCTGCTGGACGCCGACCTGACCGGCCTGACCCTGGCCCACCTGCAGCGGCTGTGCGCCCCGGTGCTGAGCGGCGAACTGGACATGAGCATTGGCGTGTTTGAGGGTGGGGGCTTCGTGACCGACTGGGGCAACAAGCTCACCCCGCACCTGAGCGGCCAGCGCGCCTGCCGCCGCGCGTGGCTGCTGGGCGTGCCGGACCTGGGGGCCGAACGCTGGCCCGAACCCGCCATCACCCAGCACCTGAAAGCCACAGGCGCGCGCTGGGCCTACGTGGAACTGCCCCATGTGGCCCAGGTGGTCAAGGAAAAAAAGCGGGGCTTCTGGCGCGGCGCCCAGGCCCGCACCAAGATGTACGCCGCCCTGCTGACCTACCGTGCCCGCCGCCGAAAGTAG
- the ftsY gene encoding signal recognition particle-docking protein FtsY: MSWLERLRDGLSKTRKQINDTAGFLGTDVRDVFSNRLETIEDLEYALIAADVGRAATEEILEDIRASEGKNLQQALMDALTLQLEPDARRAEFRKLGFTPDARRSSVDPKGHVVMVIGVNGVGKTTTIAKLGQYYRGRGKSVMFAAGDTFRAAAGAQLGVWGERLGIPVVQGVDGGDPAAVAFDGASARVARGTDLLFVDTAGRLHNKHNLMEELKKVRRVIDKADPGEPAEVWLVLDAVTGQNGLQQAKKFHEATPLTGVIVTKLDGTAKGGILVPIVRELGVPIKFIGVGEGAADLQPFDSREFVRALFDVNIPRE; encoded by the coding sequence GTGAGCTGGCTGGAGCGCCTGCGCGACGGGCTGAGCAAGACCCGCAAACAGATCAACGACACCGCCGGTTTCCTGGGCACCGATGTGCGCGACGTGTTTTCCAATCGCCTGGAGACCATTGAGGACCTGGAATACGCCCTGATCGCCGCCGACGTGGGCCGCGCCGCCACTGAAGAGATTCTGGAAGACATCCGCGCCAGCGAGGGCAAGAACCTGCAGCAGGCCCTGATGGACGCCCTGACGCTGCAACTGGAACCCGACGCCCGCCGCGCCGAGTTCCGCAAGCTGGGCTTTACCCCGGATGCCCGGCGCAGCTCCGTGGACCCCAAGGGCCATGTGGTCATGGTGATCGGCGTGAACGGCGTGGGCAAAACCACCACCATTGCCAAGCTGGGCCAGTACTACCGGGGCCGGGGCAAGAGCGTGATGTTCGCGGCAGGCGACACCTTCCGCGCGGCGGCGGGCGCGCAGCTGGGCGTGTGGGGCGAGAGGTTGGGCATTCCGGTGGTACAGGGCGTGGACGGCGGCGACCCCGCTGCGGTGGCCTTCGACGGAGCGAGCGCCCGCGTGGCCCGGGGCACCGATCTGCTGTTCGTGGACACTGCCGGGCGCCTGCACAACAAGCACAACCTGATGGAAGAGCTGAAAAAGGTGCGCCGCGTGATTGACAAGGCCGACCCCGGCGAGCCTGCCGAGGTGTGGCTGGTGCTGGACGCCGTGACCGGGCAAAACGGCCTGCAGCAGGCCAAGAAGTTCCACGAGGCCACCCCTCTGACCGGCGTGATCGTGACCAAGCTGGACGGTACCGCCAAGGGCGGCATTCTGGTGCCCATCGTGCGGGAACTGGGCGTGCCTATCAAGTTCATTGGGGTGGGGGAGGGCGCGGCCGACCTGCAGCCCTTCGACAGCCGCGAATTCGTGCGCGCCCTGTTTGATGTGAATATTCCGCGCGAGTAA
- a CDS encoding glutaredoxin family protein, producing MPLPRLTLYHRPGCHLCELAAQGLDALGFAYDAVDVDGNPELRERHGDDVPVLACGERVLGKGAFSRARLGGIKLLLLREAQGTGPAAPP from the coding sequence GTGCCGCTGCCCCGCCTGACCCTGTACCACCGCCCTGGCTGCCACCTCTGCGAACTGGCGGCGCAGGGACTGGACGCCCTGGGCTTTGCCTACGACGCGGTAGATGTGGACGGGAACCCGGAGCTGCGTGAGCGCCACGGCGACGATGTGCCGGTCCTGGCCTGCGGTGAGCGCGTGCTGGGCAAGGGGGCCTTCAGCCGCGCCCGGCTGGGTGGCATCAAACTGCTGCTGCTCAGAGAGGCGCAGGGCACTGGACCAGCGGCACCGCCCTGA